The sequence aggtgtcGAGGAGGAGGGCCGTAGCGGGGCAGGCAAAGAGAGCGGTGGAGGCTGCGGAGTAGAAGGTGCCCGGCTTGCGGAAGTCCAGGGCcatcccctccccgccgccgccctctatCGCCAGTTTGGGCGCGTCGGTGGGCATGGACGGGTAGGGGGATGGGCGGGGTCGGCGTGCGGCAGGCCACGCCGGTGGCACAGGCCGCGGCGGGCGAGTAGGCCAAGGCGGGGCCTCCACTCCCCCCGACGCCgaccatggcgcggcggcgcaccgtCTCCGGCCCCccacccgccaccgccaccgccagcccCCGCTTCCCATCCCACCCgagcccaccgccgccggctcccggcACCAGCCAACAACAATGGCGGCCGTGGCTGCCACGAATCGACGTCGTGTGGCCGTGGGAGGGCGCGGGTGCAAGCGGGGCCACAGGTGGACGCTGCTCCGGCGGATCGACGGCggtgcgtgcggcggcggccccgaatCCGCGCCTGCTACGCTTGGCAGCCGCCGTGCCTGGTCCCGCTTGTAGGGGAAGGGCCGGAGGGTGCGGCCCCGCCACCGCGTCCGGCCTTTGCTCGCGGAGCCACGCCGGTCGCGCTTGGCCGCCGCCATGCCTGGCCCCCGCTTGTAGGGAAGGAGAGCGGCCTCGGCGCTGTGCCCAGTCTCAGCCTGCGCACCGCTGCCGCGTCCAGCCACCCCACCGCACGGCGGCACCCTGCAGTGCTGCCCGCCCGCTGCCGCATCTCGCGCAGGCCCCGCAGCACCGCCGGACGCGTCCGCCACCGGAGAGGAGAGTGGGAAGAGGataagggaggggaggagagagggaacccggaccgcgggttgattttatCAAACGTTGAGGGTCTTTTTGCAAAATAGTCAGGACTCGCACGATCTGGATCGTCCGCGTGCCCGATCGGACGGCCGGAAACGGCCGGCGACGTGGCGCGCTCCGAGGCCAGGTAATCGACCCAGGTCAGGTGGCCACAgccgcgacggcggaggcgaTTCCTGTGGCGGCGCACCTCCGGATGATCGGCGTCGAGCGCGTCTTatcggcaccggcggcgagctgaGCCTGCGGCGCAGGAACAGGTGCTTAGGCCTTTTCTGGGCAGTGTTCTAAGAACCTTCATTCCATGGCGGACGAGGCCCCGCTTTTCCCCGCTGGCAGGCGTCCCAAATTTTACAATCGCCTTTTCTCGCCCGCACCAGAGAAGGTGCTCGCGGTCTCACGCAGCAGAGGAGGTACCTGTCATGTTGCGCCTGCCCCAGGCCCAGGCTCCGCCCCTCCCGACGCGGCGGAGGAGACGTCGAGAGAGGAGAAGGCAGAGGCGGTGTatgcggaggaggaggtgtcGAGGAGGAGGGCCGTAGCGGGGCAGGCAAAGAGAGCGGTGGAGGCTGCGGAGTAGAAGGTGCCCGGCTTGCGGAAGTCCAGGGCcatcccctccccgccgccgccctctatCGCCAGTTTGGGCGCGTCGGTGGGCGTGGACGGGTAGGGGGATGGGCGGGGTCGGCGTGCGGCAGGCCACGCCGGTGGCACAGGCCGCGGCGGGCGAGTAGGCCAAGGCGGGGCCTCCACTCCCCCCGACGCCgaccatggcgcggcggcgcaccgtCTCCGGCCCCccacccgccaccgccaccgccagcccCCGCTTCCCATCCCACCCgagcccaccgccgccggcccccggcACCAGCCAACAACAATGGCGGCCGTGGCTGCCACGAATCGACGTCGTGTGGCCGTGGGAGGGCGCGGGTGCAAGCGGGGCCACAGGTGGACGCTGCTCCGGCGGATCGACGGCggtgcgtgcggcggcggccccgaatCCGCGCCTGCTACGCTTGGCAGCCGCCGTGCCTGGTCCCGCTTGTAGGGGAAGGGCCGGAGGGTGCGGCCCCGCCACCGCGTCCGGCCTTTGCTCGCGGAGCCACGCCGGTCGCgcttggccgccgccgtgcctggCCCCCGCTTGTAGGGAAGGAGAGCGGCCTCGGCGCTGTGCCCAGTCTCAGCCTGCGCACCGCTGCCGCGCCCAGCCACCCCACCGTACGGCGGCACCCTGCAGTGCTGCCCGCCCGCTGCCGCATCTCGCGCAGGCCCCGCAGCACCGCCGGACGCGTCCGCCACCGGAGAGGAGAGTGGGAAGAGGataagggaggggaggagagagggaacccggaccgcgggttgattttatCAAACGTTGAGGGTCTTTTTGCAAAATAGTCAGGACTCGCACGATCTGGATCGTCCGCGTGCCCGATCGGACGGCCGGAAACGGCCGGCGACGTGGCGCGCTCCGAGGCCAGGTAATCGACCCAGGTCAGGTGGCCACAgccgcgacggcggaggcgaTTCCTGTGGCGGCGCACCTCCGGATGATCGGCGTCGAGCGCGTCTTatcggcaccggcggcgagctgaGCCTGCGGCGCAGGAACAGGTGCTTAGGCCTTTTCTGGGCAGTGTTCTAAGAACCTTCATTCCATGGCGGACGAGGCCCCGCTTTTCCCCGCTGGCAGGCGTCCCAGATTTTACAATCGCCTTTTCTCGCCCGCACCAGAGAAGGTGCTCGCGGTCTCACGCAGCAGAGGAGGTACCTGTCATGTTGCGCCTGCCCCAGGCCCAGGCTCCGCCCCTCCCGACGCGGCGGAGGAGACGTCGAGAGAGGAGAAGGCAGAGGCGGTGTatgcggaggaggaggtgtcGAGGAGGAGGGCCGTAGCGGGGCAGGCAAAGAGAGCGGTGGAGGCTGCGGAGTAGAAGGTGCCCGGCTTGCGGAAGTCCAGGGCcatcccctccccgccgccgccctctatCGCCAGTTTGGGCGCGTCGGTGGGCGTGGACGGGTAGGGGGATGGGCGGGGTCGGCGTGCGGCAGGCCACGCCGGTGGCACAGGCCGCGGCGGGCGAGTAGGCCAAGGCGGGGCCTCCACTCCCCCCGACGCAgaccatggcgcggcggcgcaccgtCTCCGGCCCCccacccgccaccgccaccgccagcccCCGCTTCCCATCCCACCCgagcccaccgccgccggcccccggcACCAGCCAACAACAATGGCGGCCGTGGCTGCCACGAATCGACGTCGTGTGGCCGTGGGAGGGCGCGGGTGCAAGCGGGGCCACAGGTGGACGCTGCTCCGGCGGATCGACGGCggtgcgtgcggcggcggccccgaatCCGCGCCTGCTACGCTTGGCAGCCGCCGTGCCTGGTCCCGCTTGTAGGGGAAGGGCCGGAGGGTGCGGCCCCGCCACCGCGTCCGGCCTTTGCTCGCGGAGCCACGCCGGTCGCgcttggccgccgccgtgcctggCCCCCGCTTGTAGGGAAGGAGAGCGGCCTCGGCGCTGTGCCCAGTCTCAGCCTGCGCACCGCTGCCGCGCCCAGCCACCCCACCGCACGGCGGCACCCTGCAGTGCTGCCCGCCCGCTGCCGCATCTCGCGCAGGCCCCGCAGCACCGCCGGACGCGTCCGCCACCGGAGAGGAGAGTGGGAAGAGGataagggaggggaggagagagggaacccggaccgcgggttgattttatCAAACGTTGAGGGTCTTTTTGCAAAATAGTCAGGACTCGCACGATCTGGATCGTCCGCGTGCTCGATCGGACGGCCGGAAACGGCCGGCGACGTGGCGCGCTCCGAGGCCAGGTAATCGACCCAGGTTTCGATTCTTTAGATCCGGGCCATCACGCCTCCACTTCTCCTACATActcgtatatatatatatatatatatatatatatatatatatatatatatatatatatatatatatatatatatatatatatatatatatatatccacatCACCGGACGTCGTACCCGAAACCCGACCGGCAACAGCCCAACACACACTCTTCGGTCTCCGCGAGCCCCACCGCCAAGTGGGTCCAGATGTTGACTTCCGTGTGGACCCACCTGTAAGTGGGCCCGAAGTCGCAACGCTACGAGTCCACATGAACGAAACTTGGGGGGGCGAGTGGGAGACAGGGTTCTCCTTTTCGTTTTTGCACCAAATCCCGCCATACGGCGTAAACGGAATTTCGGGCGAAATTTCACTAAATTTCGACCGAAAAGTGATTTTGAATTCGAAAAAAGAAATTTCGTTgcattccgaccgaaatttcggttttgttgaccgaaatttcggttttgtcaccgtaaaatgatgcaaattaacagaaaatgatgtgtatatatggaaaaattgaaaattttggcaaaatttcccctgattatgtgtatattgacagtttataatgcataacatatatataactccacaaaacaatgacaaatacaccatttaacacataactcatgtccaaagtccacacatacaacgtaatacatccaaagtccattagaattattacacataactcatgtccaaagtccacacataaaacgcaatacatccaaagtccattagaattattacaatCCAAAGATACAACAGAGGCAAAGGCATAGTCCAGAATAATCCATGTAGCATATTCTctgcatttaaatatttatgtgaAATAAATTGCATAAGTAGAGGAAGTAAAACGTATAGATAAGTTCTGTTGATAGGATAAGTACATGCATTCTTCAGTCCTCAAATCTCTCTCCCGGTGGTCCCTCATACGGCTCGTCTGATGGTGGCAAATACACATACGTAGGTGGGTGATATTGCAACTGTGGAGCTCCATATGGTAGGTAGCCGTGATAATCCAAATAAGGCAATGCTGCAACTGCCTGCGGAAGTGGCGGGTTCACCACCCCTGGTGGTGGCCACAGAAAGCCCCCTGCAGGGGGAGAAGTACTGTAAGGGTTGTAGTACTGACCACTGCAGGCAGAGTTGGAGCTATCTTCATCATATGCAAGTGGGGCCTGTCGACCATGTCGACGTGTCGATGTTGTTTGTCGTTGTGAAGAAGGTGCTCCATGATCTGTATCTTGTGTTGCATGGGTGAAGTCCTCCTCCCCAGTGAACCTTATAGTAGGAGATATACGATAACCACCACTTTCGTTGCTATCATTGCCATCACCTTCACTGCTACtggaatcatcatcatcatcatcatcatcatcatcatcatcaccaatgTCCTCACCACCACTAGGCTCAGGTGTGGTATCGTCACTACCTAACTCCTCCTCAGTGCGTGGTTTCTTCCCTTTTCTCATTTCGGGACCAATCTTAGTCTTTCTTTTTTCCAGATGTGTGTCCCCAATTGTTTCTTCGGCCCATGTTTCCACATCTTCATCGTGACCATGAGAAGAGCCTATGTCAGTGAACATCTGGCTCGGCAATGGAGTGTCAGTGAAGTCTGAGTTTTCATCAAATGCTGGGTCTCCATTGGACCTTGATTGCTTCATCCAATCTTGAATTGCTGATGACTGCCGGTACAAAGAAAAATCCATGAAACTGCTAACTGGATCATAGTCATATGGATCGACCCCTCTAGTAGCACGTTGCAGACGCAAGCGGAGGTTGTAGTTCACAAAGACTAATTTGTCCAATTTCTGGTGGCTCAACCTATTGCGCAGTTTGGTGTGGATGTAAGCAAAGGTGCTCCAGTTCCTTTCACATCCACTAGAGGCTGCACACTGCGACAACAAGCGTCGGGCGACCCTTTGCAACACTGGTGTATCTCCCCCAAATGTAGCCCACCAAGCAGCTGGTGAAGTTTTCCTGTCAATGGCCATTCGCCTAGCATTCAACATTTTCTCCAGACCATTGCGCATTACTGCCATGACTGTCTGTGATGTGCCCAAACTGTACTGCACGTAAGGGTTAAGAGCACAAGCAGTGGCCATATATGTGCCTGACATCACTGTGGTCATCCTTGCATCTATCACAGCCATGTTCTTTTCAAACCGGGGGTAGTCACTGCTGAACTTGCTGGCATATGTCTGCCTCATGTTTTGATACTCCATTGTCACCTCACTCAAATTAGGTGTCTTGTCTGTGTCAGCAAATCTCAGAAACATGTACAGAGGCTCAACATCATTGATCACATACTCCATATTCGCCCACCATTCAAGACTTGTGATGCATTCGTAAATGTACCTTCCAGTTTCACTTTTGAAGTGGCGGGACCGTCGGAACTCAGGTGACACTAACCATGTCATGAACTGGTCCTTCTTCTTATACATGCTTTTaaggaacatgtagttggtcCCAAATCTTGTtacattccacttgaccaactctCCACCGATGGCTTCCCTCATCATGCTGTGTAAACTGTTGGAGTTGTAGAGCCAGCTGCAAATTCGTTGCGCGCTTCGAATACAAGCATCATGCTCCGGCCACTTCCCTATGTCCTTCAGCATAAGGTTGATGATATGGGCAaggcaaggctgccatgcaatgGTAGGGAACTCGTGACAGAGAATTTTGCAGGCTTTTTTGTAGTTCGAACCATTATCCGTGACAAGCTGAACCACATTGTGAGGCTCCACTTTCATGACCACTGCTCGTATCTCCTGCACAACATTGCCAATGTGATATGCGTATGGTCCTATATTTTATGCCAAGGTGAGAACAATGCATCGATACATGGACTTACCTTCAACAAGTATTGATGGTCCTGTATTTTGTCGGACGCATTGATGGACTTCAAGAAATACATGGTGCCACCGCTATACACCAAGAAATTAATGACCGAGTTACGCATAGGCCCCGTCCACGAATCACACATGATCGTGACTCTACATTCATCCCACTCGTTCTTCCACTTCTCTATCTCTTTCTCTATCTCCTTCACATTCTcatccaaatattttccatctATCAACCTCCCTGATGGTATTTTGATTCCAACACCTGCGGTCATAGAAGAGAAAGCATTAAGATCACAATGAAGGATATGTAATGTAGCTCAAAATATACATTGTTACCTTGTTTCTGGGTCTCCACGATCGCAGCTTTAAAGTATGGGTCATCGACTTTCCGGCCGGGAATACCGACAGCATAGCACGCCTTCGCCCATGTCCTCCCTAGAAGCTCTCTTGATGTCCTCCCCTTGACAGTCCATGGGCCGGTATCAATCCTTTGCTGCCGTGGAGCACTGCTCAAACCTAGGTGGTAGTCCCTAACCCTCTCGGGGACTTGTGACTGACTCCTTCTGAACATCGAAGGCTGTGGTCCACCACTTCTAGATCCAGAAGCAGCTCCAGATCCGCCACCCCTCTCGTATCGTGGCCCAGCTTGCTGCATAAAGTCATACTCTTGGCGGGACTGGTGTAAGGCAGCCTGTAGCTCTGTATCCTCGTCGTGCCCCTGGCCACCCTCCTTCTCTATGTCAGTGTGCCGCCCCCTTGCTGCTTGGTCCCTCAGCACTCTTTCTCGGGGCCTTGCTTTTGCTCTAACCTTGTTCCTGTCCAACTGCTCACTAAAGAATTCCTTAACTTCGGTCGGAACCGAAGGGCAGTCCTTCACATCTTTCCCCCTATGTGCCAAATGCTCTTTGAACCGTGTTGCTCCTCCCCCACCCTTCTCCTCCCTGCAATACTTGCATTTGAAACCACCCCCGACCTTTTGGCCATGCTCCCACACTACGTCTGGCATTGTCCTacaattacagaaaaatagCACGGTGTAAGTTCATGAATATCACATAGTATCTACAATTCgtgctctttttcatcatacaAACTAGCACAGTGTAAGTTCATGAATCGGCTATTAAATTCATCACTAATATTCAATACAACTCATATCCAAAATGTTGGAATGATTTTTTCTATACATTCCATGCCAAATCAACTAACAAATCATAACATTTCCTCTAACCCTAGCTTCCCCATTTCCTCTAACTAGCATGAAGTTCATCACATATCACCAGTAACTAACTTAGATCAACATCAACAAGCATCACCATCGCAAAATAACCTCTCATACCTTTCTTTCCCGGAGCCAGCGCCGAAATCCGGACATAAGTAGCGGTTTTTCGCCGGTAAGACAGCGAAATCCGGTCGGGATGCAGCGGTATGCCGCCGCGCCTTCCCAGCAGCGGGATCCTCTACATTCCGGCCGAAATCCGGTGATTTTCCTCCGAAATTTCAGTGCTACGCGGCGAAATCcactgctggcggcggcggaagggcgGAGGGATGAAGGGGAACAGAGAGGAGAGCGAGGAGGGCACTAGAAGAGTGACGAGCTGCGTCGGGGCGGACCCAGGTGAGTTGGGTAGGTTAAAACGCTTAACGTGTTTATTATTGGTTAACGGGTCCGAACCCATTTAGTGATTTTAACCAACCAAATCAACTTATTTTTCAATTATTTCAAGTGCTAATTGCTCagaaaaacacctagttttttatcatattttttttaattttttttaatttttaaattttgaaacgaaatttaccgaaatttcatttcccggtaactagcgaaaacgaaaaaaataccgaaatttcggcgaaattatTCGCCAAAATTGTAAACCTTGTGGTGGGAGACGACGCGGAGGAGCGATTAGCGAAGTGCTTTAAAaaacaggggggggggggggcgagatagagagaaaaaaaaaacccagcGAAGAGGGAGCGGGGGATCGAAACCCTAGGCGCggtcggcggcgatggcggcggcggcggcgggggcgccggagtcgTACATCGGGAGCGTGATCAGCCTCACGTCCAAGAGCGAGATCCGGTACGAGGGTGTCCTCTACACCATCAACACCGAGGAGTCCAGCATCGGGCTCAGGAACGGTAAGGATTGCCCCCCTCTTCTCTTCCTAGACGGGTCGGGGGTACTCGGTCGGGGCAGCCGGAGAGGCATGGGGGATGCTTCAGGGTTACAGATTCAACCCCGTTTCTTCTCATTCGTGCTAGGTTTTGGAATCTCCCTTTGCACGGTTTCTGTTAGGTTTTCAGCCTTTTCATCCCCGTACGATTTTTAATTCTCTCGCGAGCTAGGATGCGTATGAAATACTTGATGCTCGTGTGTAACGAATGTTGCGGAATTCAGGTTCTGCAAAGTTTTTGGTTGTCCATAAGCTTCTAGTACGGGTTTGAGTTGTTCACATCTTGTTTATCTTGCAATGTCTATTTTCTTCACTGGCAAAATAGCACGATAAGCTAGGCCATATGCTGTTACCGTGAAAATTGCAGTAAGTTGAGCAGCGTATGCATGTTCTGACGACTTTACGAGCTAGGTTTGTACATCAGTTAATTATATGGAAAGCTCTTTATTCTGAGTAATCCTGCTTCACTTTATGAGCCCTTTTTTTTTCGAACTCCTATGCACCAGAAACCGTAAGCAGAAAGGGTTAGGAACCTCTGCCACCTTTGGAATGTCTAGTAACACCAAAATTGAGAAGGATATATGTTCCAGGTCCGTTATGTTTAGTTGTCAAACTGTGATTTGTCATGCACCTATTTTAAGTGTCGACAGAAAGGCAGGTGTTTATTTTTCGGCTCACATAATTGATAATTCAGATCCAAATTATATTCCTTGTTGATGTTGCTTGCACTTAATAAGCCGGCTGATTTCGGCTGATTCAATAGTGTTCCGTGAGAGAGAATAAGCCGGAATAAGCTGAAAGCAGACGAGCCGAACAGTATTAATATTTTGTAACATGTCATCTGCCTCATGTGCTTATCAGTATTTGTAACGGTGAGATTTAATGTTTTGTCGAACTGCTAACAATCTGTGGCCAAGCTGTCAGCTGAATTGCTTCTTTTTCATAGAGACAACCAGTCAAAGGTTG comes from Panicum virgatum strain AP13 chromosome 4K, P.virgatum_v5, whole genome shotgun sequence and encodes:
- the LOC120701921 gene encoding uncharacterized protein LOC120701921; this translates as MPDVVWEHGQKVGGGFKCKYCREEKGGGGATRFKEHLAHRGKDVKDCPSVPTEVKEFFSEQLDRNKVRAKARPRERVLRDQAARGRHTDIEKEGGQGHDEDTELQAALHQSRQEYDFMQQAGPRYERGGGSGAASGSRSGGPQPSMFRRSQSQVPERVRDYHLGLSSAPRQQRIDTGPWTVKGRTSRELLGRTWAKACYAVGIPGRKVDDPYFKAAIVETQKQGVGIKIPSGRLIDGKYLDENVKEIEKEIEKWKNEWDECRVTIMCDSWTGPMRNSVINFLVYSGGTMYFLKSINASDKIQDHQYLLKEIRAVVMKVEPHNVVQLVTDNGSNYKKACKILCHEFPTIAWQPCLAHIINLMLKDIGKWPEHDACIRSAQRICSWLYNSNSLHSMMREAIGGELVKWNVTRFGTNYMFLKSMYKKKDQFMTWLVSPEFRRSRHFKSETGRYIYECITSLEWWANMEYVINDVEPLYMFLRFADTDKTPNLSEVTMEYQNMRQTYASKFSSDYPRFEKNMAVIDARMTTVMSGTYMATACALNPYVQYSLGTSQTVMAVMRNGLEKMLNARRMAIDRKTSPAAWWATFGGDTPVLQRVARRLLSQCAASSGCERNWSTFAYIHTKLRNRLSHQKLDKLVFVNYNLRLRLQRATRGVDPYDYDPVSSFMDFSLYRQSSAIQDWMKQSRSNGDPAFDENSDFTDTPLPSQMFTDIGSSHGHDEDVETWAEETIGDTHLEKRKTKIGPEMRKGKKPRTEEELGSDDTTPEPSGGEDIGDDDDDDDDDDDDSSSSEGDGNDSNESGGYRISPTIRFTGEEDFTHATQDTDHGAPSSQRQTTSTRRHGRQAPLAYDEDSSNSACSGQYYNPYSTSPPAGGFLWPPPGVVNPPLPQAVAALPYLDYHGYLPYGAPQLQYHPPTYVYLPPSDEPYEGPPGERFED